GGTGGAACTCATGGTGTATCAGATCTCCGTAGATCTCCGTAGAGCGCCGCCGAGAAACAACTCGGCGAGCGAGAAAGCGCTTTCGCGCGGTGCGAGCCGGCCTTCCTGGACGGCCCAACCGATGCCGGCCACCAGGTCGAAGAACGCCTCGCTGAGCCAGCCGGCCGAGAGCTCGACGCGGAACACCCCTTCCTGTTGACCGCGCAGGAACAGTGCGCGGACCCGGGCGTCCTGGAGCTCCCAGAGGTCGTTGATCTCCTCGTCGTCGTACAGCTGGTTCTCGCCGGCGAGGAACGCGCAGAGCGCGGCATCCGGCACCACCGCATCCACCAGCCGGCGCAGCGCGGCCTCGGCGTTGCCCTCCTCCACCCGCGCGGTCTCGAGCGCGGCGGCGAACCGGCGCAGGCCGAGGGCGCCCACCTCGCGGATCAGGGCA
The DNA window shown above is from Streptomyces sp. TLI_171 and carries:
- a CDS encoding TetR/AcrR family transcriptional regulator, with product MATDRDAVLEAAVGVLSRRPTAHLDEIARAAGISRATLHRIFPGRDALIREVGALGLRRFAAALETARVEEGNAEAALRRLVDAVVPDAALCAFLAGENQLYDDEEINDLWELQDARVRALFLRGQQEGVFRVELSAGWLSEAFFDLVAGIGWAVQEGRLAPRESAFSLAELFLGGALRRSTEI